One region of Jonesiaceae bacterium BS-20 genomic DNA includes:
- a CDS encoding ABC transporter permease, with protein sequence MTTSVLISPTRTRTSVPLADIGRLKEGAKVGAAVLAVLVLATVSMFVGVSDVSFSRLVAGDAAAWDILWISRLPRTLSVVLAGMAVAVSGLIMQLMSRNRFVEPSMVGTVESATLGILVITVALPSAPLLGKMGFAAVFALVGTWVFLTIIRQLPTRNTLMVPLVGIMLGGVIAAVTTFFAYKYDLLQTLNSWMIGDFSGVLRGRYELLWLVGILTLIGYFAADRFTVAGMGADFTTNLGLNYKAIMRLGMTIVALISAVVVTTVGAIPFLGLVVPNLVSMIFGDNLRRAVPWTAVFGAALVLICDIISRTIRFPYEVPVGMVMSVLGAIMFLALLLKRRSKISA encoded by the coding sequence ATGACTACATCTGTGCTGATATCGCCAACCAGGACCCGTACTTCGGTGCCCCTGGCTGATATTGGTCGCCTAAAAGAGGGCGCCAAGGTCGGTGCGGCGGTTCTTGCCGTGCTTGTGTTGGCCACGGTAAGCATGTTTGTGGGCGTGTCAGACGTTTCTTTTAGCCGGTTAGTTGCCGGCGACGCAGCGGCCTGGGACATCCTGTGGATCTCCCGGCTGCCGCGCACCTTGTCAGTTGTTCTAGCGGGTATGGCAGTTGCTGTTTCTGGCCTGATCATGCAGTTGATGTCACGTAACCGGTTTGTTGAACCTTCGATGGTTGGCACGGTTGAGTCTGCCACGCTGGGCATCTTGGTCATCACCGTGGCACTGCCATCCGCACCGTTGCTAGGCAAGATGGGATTTGCTGCTGTCTTTGCGCTCGTGGGTACTTGGGTGTTTCTGACGATCATTCGCCAGCTGCCAACTCGCAATACCTTGATGGTGCCACTGGTTGGGATCATGCTCGGTGGTGTCATCGCGGCGGTAACGACGTTCTTTGCCTACAAGTACGACCTTTTACAGACCTTGAACAGCTGGATGATCGGGGATTTCTCCGGTGTCCTGCGGGGACGCTACGAGCTATTGTGGCTGGTTGGCATCCTGACACTTATTGGTTATTTTGCCGCTGACCGGTTTACGGTTGCCGGCATGGGTGCCGATTTCACCACTAACCTTGGGCTGAACTACAAGGCCATCATGCGCCTTGGCATGACCATCGTTGCCCTGATCTCAGCGGTAGTAGTGACAACGGTGGGTGCAATCCCGTTCCTTGGCCTCGTGGTGCCAAACCTTGTCTCCATGATCTTTGGCGACAACTTGCGCCGGGCAGTGCCTTGGACCGCCGTGTTTGGTGCGGCACTCGTATTGATCTGCGACATCATTAGCCGGACCATCCGCTTCCCTTACGAGGTCCCCGTGGGCATGGTCATGAGTGTGCTGGGAGCCATCATGTTCCTTGCACTGTTGTTGAAGCGCCGCAGCAAGATCAGTGCCTAA
- a CDS encoding iron chelate uptake ABC transporter family permease subunit: MPNPLSTRVKVRTAPRIKLSPAVVTVILGVIALAAMAFFMFYGLKGPLDYVLPRRAIRMAAMVLVAGAVGISTLLFQTVTANRILTPSIMGFDALYLLIQTSLVFAVGAVTWTGTPVGLKFAIEVALMVTFSFFLYRWLFNGAVNSLHLVLIVGIILGTLFRGISSLLQRLMDPNEFVILQDLFFASFNQVNPTLLLLSAIVVVAGAVVAWRWRSKLDVMALGREIAINLGVDHRRSVMAVLLLCAVLVSVSTALVGPITFFGLLIVSLAYQVCRGFSHAWLLPITILLGIIALVAGQLVLEHVFGFATALSVAIEFAGGLLFLFLLLKGSLK; the protein is encoded by the coding sequence GTGCCTAACCCCCTCAGTACCCGGGTCAAGGTAAGGACCGCTCCGCGGATCAAGCTTTCGCCCGCGGTAGTCACCGTTATCTTGGGCGTGATCGCGCTTGCTGCGATGGCGTTCTTCATGTTCTACGGGCTCAAAGGCCCGCTTGACTACGTCTTGCCGCGCCGTGCAATCCGCATGGCAGCCATGGTTTTGGTTGCTGGGGCAGTTGGTATTTCCACGTTGCTTTTCCAAACGGTCACGGCCAACCGAATCTTGACCCCTTCAATCATGGGGTTCGATGCCTTATACCTGTTGATCCAGACTTCCCTCGTTTTTGCGGTGGGTGCGGTTACCTGGACCGGGACTCCCGTGGGTTTGAAGTTCGCCATCGAGGTCGCCTTAATGGTGACGTTCTCTTTCTTCTTGTACCGTTGGCTGTTTAACGGAGCGGTGAACTCCCTTCACTTGGTGCTCATAGTTGGCATCATTTTGGGCACACTGTTCCGCGGGATATCTTCGCTGCTGCAGCGGTTGATGGACCCCAACGAGTTCGTCATCTTGCAAGACTTATTTTTTGCCTCGTTCAACCAGGTCAACCCCACCCTCTTGCTGCTCAGCGCGATAGTGGTTGTTGCGGGAGCAGTTGTGGCCTGGCGGTGGCGGTCCAAACTCGACGTCATGGCGTTGGGCCGGGAGATCGCTATCAACCTGGGCGTTGACCACAGGCGCTCGGTCATGGCGGTCCTGCTGCTGTGCGCCGTGTTGGTCTCAGTCTCAACGGCGCTGGTGGGCCCAATTACCTTCTTTGGCCTCCTCATTGTTTCGTTGGCATACCAGGTATGCCGCGGGTTTAGTCACGCGTGGCTGCTACCAATTACTATTCTGTTGGGCATTATTGCACTGGTTGCCGGCCAACTGGTTCTGGAACACGTCTTTGGATTCGCAACGGCACTAAGCGTCGCAATCGAATTTGCCGGCGGTCTGCTGTTCCTGTTCCTCCTACTCAAGGGGTCTTTGAAGTGA
- a CDS encoding bifunctional aldolase/short-chain dehydrogenase, which yields MTKETHVSAAQELIARSNRLGADPRNTNYAGGNTSAKGVEIDPVTGQEVELLWVKGSGGDLGTLKESGLAVMRLDRLQSLINVYPGLDREDEMVAAFDYCLHGKGGAAPSIDTAMHGLVNAAHVDHLHPDSGIAIATSLDGEALTKECFGDAVVWIDWRRPGFQLGLDIAKVKEENPDAIGCILGGHGITAWGDTSAQAEANSLRIIREAERFIAARTASLAEQGTHPFGPEVAGFGALEPAERAAKAAKLAPVIRGLASTDSPMVGHFFDTPEVLEFLSREKLGPLAELGTSCPDHFLRTKVKPLVVDLPAQASAEEVTARLAELHASYRQDYAGYYERNKESDSPAIRGADPAIVLVPGVGMFSYGKNKQTARVAGEFYLNAINVMRGAEAISTYAPISENEKFRIEYWALEEAKLQRLPKPKALQSRIALVTGAASGIGKAIAERLAVEGACVVIADLNLENAQAVADELGGPDVAIAVQADVTDEAAVANLVDQAALAFGGIDLVVNNAGLSISKPLLDTTTADWDLQHNVMARGSFLVAREAARAMIPQNMGGDVIYIASKNSLFAGPNNIAYSATKADQAHQVRLLAAELGEHGIRVNGVNPDGVVRGSGIFAGGWGAKRAAVYGVEEDNLGAYYAQRTLLKREVLPEHVAAAVFALTGPDLSQTTGLHIPVDSGVAAAFLR from the coding sequence ATGACAAAGGAAACACACGTGAGTGCAGCACAAGAACTTATTGCCCGGTCAAACCGATTGGGCGCGGACCCTCGCAACACCAACTATGCGGGTGGAAACACCTCCGCCAAGGGCGTTGAGATTGACCCGGTTACGGGCCAAGAAGTTGAACTCTTGTGGGTTAAGGGATCCGGGGGAGACCTGGGGACATTGAAGGAAAGCGGCCTCGCGGTCATGCGCTTGGACCGGCTGCAGTCGCTTATCAACGTCTATCCGGGCCTAGACCGGGAAGATGAGATGGTTGCCGCATTCGACTACTGCCTGCATGGCAAGGGCGGTGCGGCCCCGTCAATTGATACTGCGATGCATGGCTTGGTTAATGCTGCCCACGTTGACCACCTGCACCCTGACTCCGGTATTGCGATTGCAACTTCGCTAGACGGAGAGGCACTGACTAAGGAGTGCTTTGGTGATGCAGTTGTTTGGATTGACTGGCGCCGGCCAGGCTTTCAACTTGGTTTGGACATTGCCAAGGTAAAGGAAGAAAATCCCGATGCCATAGGTTGTATTCTTGGCGGTCACGGTATTACCGCTTGGGGTGACACGAGTGCACAGGCTGAGGCAAATTCGTTGCGTATTATTCGTGAGGCGGAGCGCTTTATTGCCGCGCGAACCGCGAGCCTGGCAGAACAGGGAACCCACCCGTTTGGCCCCGAAGTCGCAGGATTTGGTGCCCTCGAGCCGGCTGAGCGTGCGGCTAAGGCCGCCAAACTTGCCCCGGTGATCCGCGGTCTAGCCTCGACCGACAGCCCAATGGTTGGCCACTTCTTTGATACCCCCGAGGTACTTGAGTTCTTATCCCGAGAAAAACTGGGACCACTTGCTGAACTCGGTACGTCGTGCCCCGATCACTTCTTACGCACCAAGGTTAAGCCACTTGTGGTGGACCTGCCCGCACAGGCATCGGCTGAGGAAGTTACCGCACGCTTAGCTGAGCTGCATGCTTCTTACCGGCAGGACTATGCGGGCTATTACGAACGGAACAAGGAATCAGATTCCCCTGCGATCCGCGGCGCTGACCCAGCGATTGTGCTAGTTCCGGGCGTGGGTATGTTCTCCTACGGCAAGAACAAACAGACCGCGCGGGTTGCAGGTGAGTTCTACCTGAACGCGATCAATGTCATGCGCGGCGCAGAGGCGATCTCCACCTACGCGCCGATAAGTGAGAACGAGAAGTTCCGAATTGAATACTGGGCACTCGAAGAAGCCAAACTTCAGCGCTTGCCAAAGCCCAAGGCCTTGCAGTCTCGGATCGCGCTCGTTACGGGTGCGGCCTCCGGCATTGGGAAAGCAATCGCCGAGCGCCTTGCTGTGGAAGGGGCCTGCGTTGTTATCGCGGATCTCAACCTCGAAAACGCGCAAGCGGTTGCTGATGAGCTGGGCGGCCCTGACGTTGCAATTGCGGTTCAAGCGGACGTGACTGATGAAGCGGCGGTAGCCAACCTCGTTGACCAAGCGGCTCTTGCATTTGGCGGCATTGACCTAGTGGTCAACAACGCTGGTCTTTCCATTTCCAAGCCCTTGCTCGACACCACGACAGCCGACTGGGACCTCCAACACAACGTCATGGCCAGAGGCTCATTCTTGGTAGCGCGGGAGGCGGCACGTGCCATGATCCCTCAAAATATGGGCGGGGATGTCATCTATATTGCGTCCAAGAACTCGCTGTTTGCCGGGCCCAACAACATTGCCTACTCGGCGACCAAGGCAGACCAGGCGCACCAGGTCCGGTTGCTGGCGGCCGAACTTGGTGAGCACGGTATTCGGGTCAACGGCGTGAACCCGGACGGGGTAGTGCGCGGATCCGGAATCTTTGCGGGTGGATGGGGCGCCAAACGTGCGGCTGTCTACGGGGTGGAGGAAGACAACCTCGGTGCTTACTACGCCCAGCGCACCTTGCTCAAACGCGAGGTCCTGCCGGAGCACGTAGCCGCAGCGGTGTTTGCTCTGACCGGCCCCGACCTGAGTCAGACCACCGGCCTGCACATTCCGGTTGACTCCGGGGTGGCGGCAGCCTTCTTGCGGTAG
- the rhaI gene encoding L-rhamnose isomerase, translating to MTSLVLSNDMKKALTEQTVELPSWAFGNSGTRFKVFGQPGVPRDPFEKISDAAQVHKYTGITPRVSLHIPWDLVDDYEELAAHAANEGVAIGMINSNLFQEDDYMLGSLTHPDPVIRQKAVDHHVQCIDVMRKTGSHELKLWLPDGLNYPGQDSLRGRQDRLAESLQKIYAELDPNHRLVIEYKFFEPYFYSMDIPDWGTALLHCLALGEQAVVVLDTGHHAPNTNIEFIVSQLLRQGRLGAFDFNSRFYADDDLMVGAADPFQLFRIMHEIVSQGALDPASGVNFMLDQCHNIEAKIPAQIRSVMNIQEATTKALLVDTAALEEAQVNGDVLGANGALMDAYNTDVRGLLADLREEQGLARDPYSAFKDSGYLTKIATERVGGTQAGWGA from the coding sequence ATGACGTCGCTCGTTCTATCTAATGACATGAAAAAGGCTCTGACCGAGCAAACTGTCGAATTGCCATCTTGGGCGTTTGGTAATTCCGGCACTAGGTTTAAGGTGTTTGGGCAGCCCGGTGTCCCACGCGACCCGTTTGAGAAGATTTCCGATGCCGCCCAGGTGCATAAGTACACCGGCATTACACCGCGGGTCTCGCTGCATATTCCATGGGACCTGGTAGATGACTACGAGGAATTAGCGGCCCATGCGGCCAATGAGGGCGTAGCAATTGGCATGATCAACTCCAACTTGTTCCAGGAAGATGATTACATGCTCGGGTCGCTGACTCATCCAGACCCGGTAATCCGGCAAAAAGCCGTTGACCACCACGTCCAGTGCATCGATGTGATGCGCAAGACGGGGTCTCATGAGCTCAAACTGTGGCTTCCGGACGGCCTGAATTACCCGGGGCAGGACTCGCTACGCGGACGGCAGGATCGGTTAGCTGAGTCGCTGCAAAAGATCTACGCGGAACTTGACCCTAACCACCGCTTGGTTATCGAATACAAGTTCTTCGAGCCGTACTTCTATTCGATGGATATCCCAGACTGGGGAACCGCTTTATTGCACTGCCTGGCCTTGGGAGAACAGGCGGTCGTGGTGCTCGACACCGGACACCACGCTCCCAATACCAATATCGAATTCATCGTTTCTCAGCTGTTACGCCAGGGGCGCCTCGGGGCATTCGACTTTAACTCCCGATTTTACGCAGATGACGACCTCATGGTTGGTGCGGCAGATCCGTTCCAACTGTTCAGGATCATGCATGAGATTGTCAGCCAAGGCGCACTTGATCCGGCGTCCGGTGTGAACTTCATGCTTGACCAGTGCCACAACATCGAAGCTAAGATTCCGGCTCAGATCCGCTCGGTCATGAACATCCAAGAGGCCACCACTAAGGCTCTGCTGGTCGACACTGCGGCGCTCGAAGAAGCGCAAGTAAACGGTGATGTGCTCGGCGCAAACGGCGCCCTTATGGATGCCTACAACACGGACGTGCGCGGACTGCTCGCTGACTTGCGCGAGGAACAGGGGCTGGCCCGGGACCCGTATTCCGCCTTCAAGGATTCGGGATACCTAACCAAGATTGCCACCGAGCGCGTAGGCGGAACCCAGGCTGGATGGGGTGCCTGA
- a CDS encoding ABC transporter ATP-binding protein codes for MITINQARKTFGSLVAVDSVSTTIAPGGVTSIIGPNGGGKTTLLSLISRLAPMDAGSIEIDGLDVTKTPSRELAKKMAILRQENHLTMRLTVRDLVAFGRFPHSQGQLTSVDRDFINDALRQLNLTEMADKFVDELSGGQRQRAFIAMVLAQDTEYLLLDEPLNNLDMKHSVEMMRLVRRLADDLGKTVLVVIHDINFASCYSDHIVALRDGKLVHQGPPAQIMQTDVLRDIYDIDIRIEEIDGNRIGVYFT; via the coding sequence GTGATTACCATCAACCAAGCTCGCAAGACCTTTGGTTCCCTTGTGGCAGTGGACTCGGTTTCCACCACGATCGCACCCGGGGGAGTCACCTCAATCATTGGCCCCAACGGCGGTGGCAAGACCACACTGCTCTCGCTGATATCTAGGCTGGCCCCAATGGACGCCGGCTCAATCGAAATCGACGGACTAGACGTTACTAAAACACCTAGCCGGGAACTTGCCAAGAAGATGGCGATCCTGCGCCAGGAGAACCATTTGACCATGCGCCTGACCGTGCGTGACTTGGTGGCTTTTGGACGTTTCCCACACTCCCAGGGCCAACTCACCAGCGTTGACCGCGATTTTATTAATGATGCACTGCGGCAACTCAACCTGACCGAGATGGCTGACAAGTTTGTTGATGAACTTTCCGGTGGCCAACGTCAACGCGCCTTCATCGCGATGGTACTTGCCCAAGACACCGAGTACCTGCTGCTAGATGAGCCGCTCAACAACCTGGATATGAAGCACTCCGTTGAAATGATGCGGTTGGTGCGTAGGCTTGCGGATGATCTTGGCAAGACCGTCTTGGTGGTTATCCACGACATCAACTTTGCCAGCTGCTATTCGGACCACATCGTTGCCCTGCGGGACGGCAAGCTAGTGCATCAAGGACCGCCGGCACAGATCATGCAAACCGATGTGCTCCGGGATATTTATGACATTGATATCCGAATCGAAGAGATCGATGGTAACCGGATTGGTGTTTACTTTACGTAA
- a CDS encoding LacI family DNA-binding transcriptional regulator has protein sequence MMAPNTPPNRAHIRKAGAGRPTLHDVAAIAAVSAKTVSRVINEPEAVREETRTRVQAAIDMLGFRPNESARQLRKGKSKIIGLLLEDISDPFNGILTLAVQEVAYERGYTIIAASSEEDQGRAASIIDSFTALGASGIIVAPAPEMRVSLLDDAMAKGCAVVLVDRWLDVDNVDAVLADNFGGGYTGTKHLIAQGHTRIAFVGDRAEIYTAAQRHAGYLRALGEAGIAADPALMMRHTPVTASMSDLRQQILSHENPPTAIFSGNNRWTIRLLHELPGLRFQGTDLALVGFDDFELSNVVQPGVTVVAQDPRRMGRLAAEQVISRIDGNSGAPERIELPVEFITRGSGERAPQSR, from the coding sequence ATGATGGCCCCTAATACGCCCCCAAACCGGGCACACATCAGGAAGGCAGGCGCCGGTCGCCCTACCCTGCATGATGTTGCTGCGATCGCGGCGGTCAGCGCCAAGACAGTCTCACGGGTCATCAACGAACCCGAAGCAGTTAGGGAAGAGACGAGGACGCGGGTTCAAGCGGCGATCGACATGTTGGGGTTCCGGCCAAACGAGTCAGCCCGTCAGCTGCGCAAGGGAAAATCTAAAATTATCGGGCTCCTCCTCGAGGATATTTCTGACCCGTTTAACGGGATCCTTACGCTGGCCGTCCAAGAAGTCGCCTATGAACGCGGCTACACCATCATTGCGGCCTCGAGTGAAGAAGACCAGGGCCGGGCCGCCAGCATCATTGATTCGTTCACCGCTCTGGGGGCCAGTGGCATCATAGTTGCCCCGGCCCCGGAAATGCGCGTCTCACTGCTTGACGATGCCATGGCTAAGGGCTGTGCGGTCGTCCTAGTAGACCGTTGGCTGGATGTGGACAATGTCGATGCCGTACTAGCGGACAACTTTGGCGGAGGTTATACCGGTACTAAGCACTTGATTGCCCAGGGGCACACTCGCATTGCGTTTGTGGGGGACCGTGCGGAAATTTATACGGCGGCTCAGCGTCATGCCGGCTACCTTCGGGCTTTGGGGGAGGCCGGGATTGCGGCAGATCCGGCTCTGATGATGCGGCATACCCCGGTTACAGCGTCTATGTCCGACTTGCGCCAGCAAATCTTGAGTCACGAAAACCCGCCAACAGCAATTTTCAGTGGTAATAACAGGTGGACAATCCGGCTGCTACATGAGTTGCCCGGCCTGCGGTTCCAGGGCACAGACTTGGCCCTTGTAGGGTTTGATGATTTTGAGTTGAGCAACGTTGTTCAGCCCGGTGTCACCGTGGTGGCTCAAGATCCACGCCGAATGGGTCGCCTGGCAGCAGAACAAGTCATTTCCCGAATCGACGGTAACTCAGGCGCTCCGGAGCGCATTGAACTGCCGGTTGAGTTCATCACCCGAGGTTCGGGGGAACGTGCTCCACAATCCCGCTGA
- a CDS encoding siderophore ABC transporter substrate-binding protein, with protein sequence MNTSLRAKLGTAAVALSLLALTACGAGEPAKADPSKSPDAGTEATTVSITHAQGTTDVPVNPETVYVFDLGVLDSMGALDITADGVPDAVYPESLAQYEGDEFTKIGSMKEPDFEAIAAGEPDLIIISGRTAPAYEELSKIATTIDLSVDQADPLNSFQDQAANLGLIFDREEEVAEKLDAIEGQIAATKAKGENAGSGLIILTSGGELTAYGPGSRFALIHDELGVAPAAEVKHEGAHGEAISFEFIKEANPDFLFVVDRDSAMGTAGDAASAVLDNELVASTKAAQNDKIVYLDASGWYMVGYGLNNLPAMISAIDAAL encoded by the coding sequence GTGAACACCTCGTTGCGTGCAAAACTCGGAACAGCAGCAGTGGCGCTTTCGCTGCTCGCATTGACCGCGTGTGGGGCTGGAGAGCCAGCCAAAGCGGACCCCTCCAAGAGCCCGGATGCTGGAACGGAAGCCACAACGGTTTCCATTACGCATGCGCAAGGAACGACCGATGTCCCGGTTAACCCCGAGACCGTCTATGTCTTTGACCTTGGTGTTCTAGATTCGATGGGCGCGCTGGACATCACTGCGGACGGCGTCCCGGACGCCGTGTACCCAGAGTCCTTGGCCCAGTATGAAGGCGATGAATTCACCAAGATTGGCTCAATGAAAGAGCCGGACTTTGAGGCCATCGCAGCTGGCGAGCCAGACCTCATCATTATCTCGGGCCGCACGGCGCCTGCCTATGAAGAACTAAGCAAGATCGCCACCACGATTGACTTGAGCGTTGATCAGGCTGATCCACTCAACTCGTTCCAAGATCAAGCTGCCAACCTAGGGCTGATCTTTGACCGAGAAGAAGAGGTCGCTGAAAAGCTCGACGCCATTGAAGGACAGATCGCAGCAACCAAGGCCAAGGGTGAGAACGCCGGATCCGGCCTGATTATCTTGACTTCGGGCGGCGAACTAACCGCATATGGGCCGGGCTCACGTTTTGCACTGATCCACGACGAGCTAGGGGTAGCCCCCGCGGCTGAGGTCAAGCACGAAGGCGCTCACGGGGAGGCTATTTCCTTCGAGTTCATCAAGGAGGCCAACCCAGATTTCCTCTTTGTTGTTGACCGTGACTCTGCCATGGGAACCGCGGGAGATGCCGCCTCTGCGGTCCTGGATAACGAGCTCGTTGCCTCTACCAAGGCCGCTCAGAACGACAAGATTGTTTACCTAGACGCATCCGGCTGGTACATGGTTGGCTACGGTCTGAACAATCTGCCGGCAATGATCTCCGCTATCGATGCGGCTTTGTGA
- a CDS encoding rhamnulokinase family protein produces the protein MNQPQSSFVAIDLGASSGRVMIGRLIEEGTQRIELEEVYRFPNGAVRMQGRLQWEIETLYDGVLTGLRLAAARIAQRGDTLAGIGVDTWAVDYGLLDGSDTLLANPTAYRDERTKRISDRVYEHISPQIHYGLNGLQTLPFNTEFQLIADLESSEFAAAESLLLIPDLINFWLTGVKAAEITNASTTGLIDVTTRTWSTELMEALSECFPGYGKVPAMLAPVVEAGTVIGALTPELVRSWGQGEDETNSAIPVVAVGSHDTASAIVGIPASTKDFAYISCGTWSLVGVELGRPVLTEASREANFTNELGVDGTVRYLRNVMGLWVLQESMRTWVDAGVTESLVDLIHEAGQLTPFTTVVDIDSELFLAPGDMPARIANYAEETGQPVPRTQAEVVRCIIDSLALAYRRALLQAIDLSGLTIEVIHMVGGGIQNELLCQLTADVTGLAVIAGPIEGAVLGNVLVQARAVGHAAVAGMNLEQLRELGSRGVPVKRYLPTSGKRPIDFAELEGRLSR, from the coding sequence GTGAACCAACCTCAGTCATCCTTTGTGGCTATTGACCTTGGCGCTTCTTCGGGACGTGTGATGATTGGACGCCTCATCGAAGAGGGTACACAGCGCATTGAATTAGAAGAGGTTTACCGGTTCCCCAACGGGGCCGTGCGGATGCAGGGCAGACTGCAATGGGAAATCGAGACCTTATATGACGGGGTCCTGACTGGATTACGCCTTGCGGCAGCCCGCATTGCGCAACGCGGAGACACACTTGCGGGGATCGGCGTCGACACTTGGGCAGTGGACTACGGGCTACTCGATGGCTCGGATACGTTACTGGCTAACCCAACTGCTTATCGTGACGAGCGCACCAAAAGAATCAGCGACCGGGTATACGAACACATCTCGCCCCAAATCCATTACGGTTTGAATGGTCTACAAACGCTCCCATTTAACACCGAGTTCCAATTGATTGCGGATCTAGAATCGTCCGAATTCGCGGCGGCAGAATCTCTGCTTCTTATTCCGGATCTCATTAATTTCTGGCTGACGGGTGTCAAAGCCGCAGAGATTACCAATGCCTCGACAACGGGACTTATCGATGTGACCACCCGAACCTGGTCAACCGAACTCATGGAAGCGCTCAGCGAGTGCTTTCCCGGTTATGGAAAAGTGCCAGCAATGCTTGCTCCGGTGGTCGAAGCGGGTACGGTCATTGGCGCCTTGACCCCAGAGCTAGTGCGATCTTGGGGGCAGGGGGAAGACGAGACCAACTCCGCAATCCCCGTGGTGGCGGTGGGGTCACACGATACCGCCTCGGCGATTGTTGGAATTCCGGCTAGCACCAAAGACTTTGCCTATATCTCTTGCGGTACCTGGTCGCTCGTAGGTGTGGAACTGGGCCGGCCAGTATTAACTGAGGCTAGCCGGGAGGCAAACTTCACCAATGAACTGGGTGTTGATGGCACCGTCCGCTATCTCCGTAATGTCATGGGACTTTGGGTCTTGCAGGAGTCCATGCGTACCTGGGTCGACGCTGGGGTCACTGAGTCATTGGTGGACCTTATTCATGAGGCCGGCCAACTCACCCCGTTTACAACCGTGGTTGATATTGACTCTGAACTGTTCCTAGCGCCCGGGGACATGCCCGCTCGCATTGCAAACTATGCCGAGGAAACGGGGCAGCCGGTACCCAGAACGCAAGCGGAAGTGGTGCGGTGCATCATTGATTCTTTGGCTTTGGCTTACCGCCGTGCACTCTTGCAAGCAATTGACCTTTCAGGTCTGACTATCGAAGTTATCCATATGGTTGGTGGCGGCATTCAAAATGAACTGCTGTGCCAGCTCACCGCAGACGTTACGGGGCTTGCGGTCATAGCGGGGCCCATTGAGGGTGCCGTTCTTGGCAATGTGCTGGTCCAGGCACGGGCTGTTGGGCATGCAGCCGTCGCAGGGATGAACCTTGAGCAACTACGAGAACTCGGTTCACGTGGAGTTCCGGTGAAACGTTACTTGCCCACTTCCGGCAAACGGCCAATCGACTTTGCTGAACTTGAGGGGAGACTGAGCCGCTAG